One window from the genome of Nicotiana tomentosiformis chromosome 5, ASM39032v3, whole genome shotgun sequence encodes:
- the LOC104121334 gene encoding putative pentatricopeptide repeat-containing protein At1g09680, translated as MFTMTISRRALKPPLSPPLHHLSTTTPTTTTTPPWFTPPPPLPLPHQHQDSSDPILNTLSEAIKNSHTKPLQTSLKPLLPSLKPQHIINLINLNPHSLTPSSLLSFFTWLSSTSHNSKYCHTLHTYCTMALFLYTHKMNSQAYSFIHTIVSRRGKDSAFTVFQAILKAKGTNFTSFVNILNGLIAAYLDLGFVSDAIQCFRLIQKHKIRFPFQGCTKVLEYLMKLNSPMVAFNFYKEIWEYGFPPSLYFFNVLMSMLCKEGKMVEARSVFTEMWKRNLRPSVVSFNILINGYCRFGDMDAGYRLKREMEERGILPDVYTYSALINGLCKNFWMRGADELFNEMCVKGLVPNVVIFTTLINGYCKDGSIVLAMDAYQLMLTQGVEPDLITYNTLVNGLCKSGDLGEARKLIHVMIEKGLKPDKITYTTVIGGCCAEGDLDGAFEIKKMMFDNDIELDDVAYTALITGLCRQGRIVDAERILTEMLNADLKPDDPIYTMVIDGFCKKGDVKMGFKLLRQMQSNGHAPNVITYNALLNGLCRQGQMRNAEMLLQAMLNLGLNPNDITYNILLDGHCKYGNPDDFDKLRGEMGLVHDYATYTSLVSCLSRSSKRQARK; from the coding sequence ATGTTCACAATGACCATATCAAGAAGAGCACTAAAACCCCCCCTTTCTCCTCCCTTACACCACCTCTCCACCACCacacccaccaccaccaccacccctccatggttcaccccacccccacccctacCCCTACCCCACCAACATCAAGATTCATCAGACCCAATACTCAATACCCTTTCAGAAGCCATAAAAAACTCTCACACTAAACCCCTTCAAACTTCCCTTAAACCCCTCCTCCCATCTCTTAAACCCCAACACATAATCAACCTCATTAACCTTAATCCTCATTCTTTAACCCCTTCTTCTCTCCTCTCTTTCTTTACATGGCTTTCTTCTACTTCTCACAATTCAAAATATTGCCACACACTTCACACTTATTGCACTATGGCCCTTTTTCTTTACACCCACAAAATGAATTCACAAGCTTACTCTTTTATCCACACTATTGTTTCAAGAAGAGGTAAAGACTCTGCCTTTACTGTTTTTCAAGCAATCTTGAAGGCTAAAGGTACCAACTTTACATCTTTTGTGAATATTTTAAATGGACTTATTGCTGCTTATTTGGATTTGGGGTTTGTTTCTGATGCTATACAGTGCTTTAGGCTTATCCAAAAACATAAAATTAGGTTCCCATTTCAAGGTTGTACAAAGGTTCTTGAATATTTAATGAAGCTTAATTCACCAATGGTAGCTTTTAATTTTTATAAGGAGATTTGGGAATATGGGTTTCCTCCAAGTTTGTATTTTTTTAATGTTTTGATGAGTATGTTGTGTAAGGAAGGTAAAATGGTGGAAGCACGGTCGGTGTTTACGGAGATGTGGAAGAGGAATTTGAGACCTAGTGTTGTTAGTTTCAATATTTTGATAAATGGGTATTGTAGATTTGGTGATATGGATGCAGGGTATAGGTTAAAAAGAGAAATGGAGGAAAGAGGAATTTTGCCTGATGTTTATACGTATAGTGCTCTGATCAACGGGCTTTGCAAGAACTTTTGGATGAGGGGCGCGGACGAGTTGTTTAATGAGATGTGTGTAAAAGGTTTGGTTCCGAATGTTGTTATATTCACGACTTTGATTAATGGCTATTGCAAGGATGGTAGCATTGTTTTGGCCATGGACGCTTATCAACTGATGCTGACGCAAGGGGTGGAACCAGATTTGATTACATATAACACACTTGTCAATGGACTTTGTAAGAGTGGGGATTTAGGGGAAGCGAGGAAGCTCATTCATGTAATGATTGAAAAGGGTTTGAAGCCTGATAAGATCACATACACGACGGTTATTGGTGGATGCTGTGCAGAGGGAGATTTAGATGGAGCATTTGAGATCAAGAAAATGATGTTTGATAATGACATTGAACTAGATGATGTAGCATATACAGCTCTTATTACAGGTTTGTGTCGGCAAGGTCGAATAGTTGATGCAGAAAGGATTTTAACGGAAATGTTGAATGCTGATTTAAAGCCTGATGACCCTATTTATACTATGGTTATCGACGGTTTCTGTAAGAAGGGAGATGTTAAGATGGGTTTTAAGTTGCTAAGGCAGATGCAAAGTAATGGACATGCGCCTAATGTTATAACTTACAATGCCCTTTTAAATGGTCTATGCAGACAAGGACAGATGAGAAATGCTGAAATGCTATTACAAGCCATGCTTAATCTTGGTTTGAATCCAAATGATATTACCTATAACATACTATTGGATGGGCATTGCAAGTACGGAAATCCTGATGATTTTGATAAGCTACGTGGTGAAATGGGGCTTGTTCATGATTATGCTACTTATACTTCACTAGTTAGTTGCTTAAGTAGGAGCTCGAAACGTCAGGCCAGGAAGTGA